A window from Nitrospirota bacterium encodes these proteins:
- a CDS encoding NYN domain-containing protein: MVHILIDGYNLMAKMDGLTGNFEVRRESFLSTLSQYRTQKFHEVIVVFDGEKGGWAEESHERTMGIIIIYSRLGEKADDVIKRMVKEDDLNYTVITSDKEIASFSETHGHTAIPSEDFIPKLRGRGSASPGEWKDEDNEDYRPVTVKKKGNPRKLSKTARRRKQKLDRL, from the coding sequence ATGGTACATATACTTATTGATGGATACAACCTCATGGCCAAGATGGATGGGTTGACAGGTAACTTTGAGGTCAGGAGAGAGAGTTTTCTCAGTACACTGAGCCAATACAGGACGCAGAAATTTCATGAGGTCATAGTTGTATTTGATGGCGAGAAGGGGGGATGGGCTGAGGAAAGTCATGAGAGGACGATGGGTATAATCATCATTTATTCGAGGCTTGGGGAAAAGGCTGATGACGTTATTAAAAGGATGGTAAAGGAAGATGACCTGAATTATACAGTCATAACCTCTGACAAAGAGATAGCATCTTTCTCTGAAACGCACGGGCATACGGCCATACCCTCAGAGGATTTTATACCAAAGCTGCGAGGCAGAGGCAGTGCGTCTCCAGGGGAATGGAAGGATGAGGATAATGAAGATTACCGCCCTGTTACAGTAAAGAAAAAGGGCAACCCCCGAAAGCTTTCAAAGACTGCAAGAAGGCGCAAACAGAAGCTGGACAGATTATAG
- a CDS encoding manganese efflux pump produces MSFLTILFIALGLAMDAFAVSIANGIAMKTLHVRRTFTIALFFGAFQAFMPVIGWFTGLGLRDLIAGIDHWIAFVLLCAIGVKMIYEAGKIEDAERETEVLSIYLLFILSIATSIDALAVGLGFAFLNISIVTPVIVIGLVTFILSCIGVVIGGRFGHLFEKKIEIAGGVILAAIGTKILLEHLGYLAW; encoded by the coding sequence ATGAGTTTCCTGACTATACTGTTTATTGCTCTTGGCCTTGCAATGGATGCCTTTGCCGTATCCATTGCAAACGGGATTGCGATGAAAACGCTCCATGTGAGGAGGACTTTTACGATTGCACTCTTCTTCGGCGCATTTCAGGCTTTTATGCCGGTGATTGGATGGTTTACCGGACTTGGCCTCAGGGATTTGATAGCAGGCATTGATCACTGGATTGCGTTTGTGCTTCTCTGTGCAATAGGTGTCAAGATGATCTATGAGGCAGGTAAGATAGAGGATGCGGAAAGGGAGACAGAGGTCTTGAGCATATATCTCCTCTTTATTCTCTCAATTGCAACAAGCATTGATGCCCTTGCCGTCGGCCTTGGTTTTGCCTTTCTTAATATCTCCATTGTTACCCCTGTTATCGTTATTGGTCTTGTGACATTTATCCTATCCTGCATAGGGGTTGTCATTGGCGGCAGGTTCGGTCATCTCTTTGAGAAGAAGATAGAGATAGCCGGCGGGGTCATCCTCGCAGCCATAGGCACAAAAATATTGCTGGAGCATCTCGGGTATCTGGCCTGGTGA